A region from the Ignavibacteriota bacterium genome encodes:
- a CDS encoding PilT/PilU family type 4a pilus ATPase: MNEDAISIIKAVVESIPQTAFGVERQMLIGDLISRLSQEERVSMRDLMESYLLRMFEIAASDVDLGGYGSQGRVWYRIHGSKKPDKTLPEFTHDEANVLIQAILLDRQRQFLFENRNLDFSYMIIKEGTMRRFRADAYFDLDQIALNMRAINQSVRPYKSYEFHPNLTKVLSLEHTKEGLCLVTGITGSGKSSTLDAVIDANNHTVDAHVVIIASPIEYVHKSDRCIIRHREVGRDVMSYKEGAVQALRQDPDIIMIGELRDPETIMTALEITDSGHKVFSTLHTSSAVESIDRIIGETNVNEQERVRNRLADVIRCVVSQKLVPSVDGKRVMAKEVMIATPSVRAAIKNNNTGEIYQMMSESSNDGMVTMEQDLKRLFLQRKITLETAINFANNKRRLQQILNIVPQGD; the protein is encoded by the coding sequence ATGAACGAAGACGCAATTTCAATTATCAAAGCCGTTGTCGAAAGCATTCCGCAGACTGCCTTCGGCGTTGAACGGCAAATGCTTATCGGTGACCTCATATCGAGGTTGTCACAAGAAGAACGGGTTTCCATGCGAGACTTAATGGAAAGTTATCTCCTTCGCATGTTTGAAATTGCCGCCTCCGATGTAGATTTAGGTGGCTATGGTTCGCAGGGGAGAGTATGGTACAGAATCCATGGTTCAAAGAAGCCGGATAAAACATTGCCGGAATTTACACATGACGAAGCGAACGTATTAATTCAGGCAATCTTACTTGACCGCCAACGACAATTCTTGTTCGAAAATCGAAATCTTGATTTCTCTTACATGATTATCAAAGAAGGAACGATGCGTCGTTTCCGTGCGGACGCGTATTTCGATTTAGACCAGATTGCACTGAACATGCGGGCGATAAATCAAAGTGTTCGTCCCTACAAATCGTATGAGTTTCACCCCAATCTTACAAAAGTTCTCAGTCTTGAACATACGAAAGAAGGATTGTGCCTCGTTACCGGAATTACAGGTTCCGGAAAAAGTTCAACGCTCGACGCCGTGATTGATGCAAACAATCACACGGTAGATGCTCATGTAGTCATCATTGCCTCGCCGATTGAATATGTTCATAAATCCGACCGGTGTATTATTCGCCATCGTGAAGTCGGACGTGATGTGATGAGTTATAAAGAAGGAGCGGTTCAAGCGCTTCGTCAGGACCCGGACATCATCATGATTGGTGAGTTACGTGATCCTGAAACAATCATGACCGCGCTGGAAATAACCGACTCGGGGCATAAGGTATTTTCAACTCTTCACACTTCATCAGCAGTAGAAAGTATTGACAGAATCATTGGTGAAACAAATGTGAATGAGCAAGAGCGAGTTCGGAATCGCCTGGCAGATGTTATTCGATGTGTTGTTTCCCAAAAACTTGTACCAAGCGTTGATGGAAAACGGGTGATGGCGAAGGAAGTTATGATTGCAACTCCTTCAGTTCGAGCCGCAATCAAAAATAATAACACAGGTGAAATTTACCAGATGATGTCTGAATCCAGTAATGATGGTATGGTCACCATGGAGCAAGATCTAAAGCGATTGTTCTTACAGCGAAAGATAACCTTAGAGACGGCAATCAACTTCGCGAACAACAAACGACGTCTCCAACAAATTCTTAATATCGTTCCACAAGGTGATTAA
- a CDS encoding Ig-like domain-containing protein — protein sequence MITHRTLSVAMTAVLLFSFIFFACKEDEGPTGVVAPDPTTVEGTIYDKLALPIAGAEISMRASFAPAETTLSDSRGNYKFIVQWPDTGTRGWMVLTTTKNGYYSKTDSFNVEAAKTYSKSYSLTSKADTVPPGPNSSGVARLVFISASHTFANVKGVGKRESIVLTFEARDSADVPLDSAHQANIAFRIMPAINGGEKLAPESTKTSVAVGTNGRVTTTLTSGTKAGIVQIEASVVGNPTILATTPALPIYSGAPDAAHFTIALQKLNFPALGFLGVQNKVTVQVGDKWGNPVPDSIAIYFTTSAGIIQPAALTDEVGIAQVTLSSGNSQPENGFAWVYASTVGDSGKLVKDSIRVLFSGQPKIEPQDFDFTITDGGSLQIPFRVFDIHRNPLSSGTRITVTFSGDATSELAFTGDIDVTMPDTQDSTFTFFRINARDTVVQSPGSDKGLIMTINISGPNGNMLRSYVGMLRGTGGTVSLSGRPASIILTGLTTNTVSVHGTGANETAVMTFLVRDRSGRSIAQDSATVDFIFVGPNGGASIFPASVNTDAQGRVQTALTSGTTAGVVQVIASIDTGGVTRLESAPVSITIAGGLPDQNHFSIAVEKLNIPGLVRYGVTDGVTVYVGDEYGNPVQPNTAVYFTTTGGYVEASAYTNTSGIASTTLRSAEPEPPNGYATVTATSIDKNNNEVENSALVLFSGFPIITASDYNIQLADDSSFTLWFGVHDRNHNHMSSGTQVQVSVGGRNSSEIQLYGDISTTLPDALYGGYRLDTFFVNIVDKVGNSLRNGQFDITISVTGPNGNTAMTIPGTLLATRNPKIKSLALLSSVPRELSIAGVGGVDTLQLEYQILDSLNQVINRAGERVDFEFTGRFGSFQPQYDMTGSDGKVQTIFHTGEVVESVKVRAQVPNSDVVSVEKTIFVRPGSPYPGNARLIVSMPDDTIPKVNFAAKYSRNEQVGKVKIQVKDRNDNPVPGEKIEFETNAGEIRATVFTDANGFGSAIWYGGPNVPADGNAVIKVVWKKGTASVILDSAVVTYSGTAQITGGPDQTDTLIAGAGRTYTYFVRDANGNPLAEGTQISVSKYDEAAASIILTGDTSITMVDTRDTNLTKFTFDILDTNTTVLTPRKLGIKIKVSGPNGNALDTARSTVKGYVPTSDRVKFVVLMKSQPRIYVSGVNKTDTDTLVYELQDSSGARMPTPGLTVSFDFQGQQGEFTPRYAESDINGRVQTIFRSGEKAETVKVFAQLGRITSAKQDIVVLPGPPAQSFFNLDVVRPGSDESKVNFPGMFSSTRKIGEARMTVGDKHGNPVLNNTRITLASTAGLLPSTGLTLNGKVSVDWLGGPEFPSNGLAHIVATTTDYNNQLIGDSLDVVYSGQAIVNSSLTNGYVFRQGIDSSFTFTVSDSIGNPLAEGSTISVSMTGAGSSSIILTGDVNKTMADVSNPSYTQFTVNLQDTNTTIVGNRTLRFEISVDGPNGTVIKRITTTLEGIIPPPVPRVAGIRLEAMSSSVLTVKDGGGTETSLFTYQILDSLGSPIRQEGIRIALSGTGVPFVFTPETTTTNTNGQAQALFHSDTVAGIVQVIAKEVAGFAQSSPSKIVVVGGKPSQQYFTFLLTRPEATGQKVNYPGAMPLIQKIGEAHIQAGDRYGNPVPEGTPIYFTTNAGVVQGFAMTDVNGFAKINWFGGNPIPVGGVALVKASASGEGTTIVADSAVVTYSGQVMIGGGPQQGFEILGAGSMTFSFTVRDANGNPPAEGSRVIVSASGTGASAVVLSGDVDVTMPDTRDSSLSRFTITVRDTSTFSTKERTLNLSIAVSGPNGTATQSTSGTLLATGGGRTRLPGSVALISTSVNEIQVIGTGGVETSTMIFELRDSLGIPVDSSYMVKFSIAPSSGGTFISPDSGYSDPQTGRITSVVHSGTSSGPIQVIATVETPNGIITSSPVRLLIHSGQPDQNHISIGANPINVAGLDWNQRTSTITVQLGDRYGNPVPVGTSVHFSTDIGVVTTSSAGTDENGIVSATLFSTNPRPAGGYGYVKATTIGAGGTVISDSIRMLFSGQAMIDSVTLTPSNITNFTAFFRVYDRNQNPLAKDNTITITTDGDVSLVVSRIFPASKLPDTQDPAWTEYAANFSLDVNDNPIITGPFSATITVEGQNGTAVYTFQGRVDISAPPESEVKGLELAFRSDSVITVYDAGGLDYAQVAYQVIDSLGRNIQRAGIPVAFSSEGVPGYFLPETTLTNDNGIAVSTFHSSTVAGNVSVRGSVIGTAIQSIPMSLGITGGKASQQFFTVRLTEWADDPKARGFNPPPQYNFPGLQSSGYIGNARVVVGDKYGNPVPTGTVVYFTTNAGVVTGADVTDEVGLAVADWIGGNPAPPGGIAIVKASVLGETGLVSDSSWAVYSGPARISGLLPENFQLRNGIDTVLRYTVEDINGNPVVSGGEIAVNKSGGASSSVILDGNVLFTLPDTRDTAFGTMYQVRLRDTNTTVSQARSLTLSISHTNSPVGDAYYDVSGTLLGTSSPIPPSVAGIRFVASTATTLSVKNSGGNETTVLTFEAIDSIGNTIARAGIPISFIRTGVFGTFSAETVHTDNLGRVQAQFRSDTVAGAVQIKAISSDGTIHSNPVSIVIVGGKPNQNNFTFIITRPAQQLRKTNYPGAMPLVQKIGEVIVQVGDRYGNPVPSGTPLYFGTNAGLIQGTAFTEANGYAKVDWFGGNPIPVGGVANVSVTTLGDNGEFTITDTLTYSGQAFISGGPTNGFEFSSGFVQSFTYTVNDANSNPLAQGATIQVSASGPAASTIVMSGDINVTMPDTRDLSETQFTFTVRDTSSSSRTPRTLQLTIAVDGPNGIATLTSSGSVLPTGAGDTTRSRLPASIAFLSITNTEIQVTGTGGTETTTLLFEVRDSLGIPVDSMYPVRFTFTNSPGGGEFITPDIGYTDSSTGRVSAIIHSGTRAGVLQLLASVYSPSDTIRSSIARILIHGGLPDQAHFSIGLNPINIPGLVYNGREATATTIVGDKYGNPVTAGVAVYFTSTMGVINTGTGFTDEKGFASALLYSGNPLGDSGFGYVKAFTVGESGVTITDSARMLFSGYPNITYSGPSTFTIIRGGTISFTFDVADMYGHPITKGSTIQLLASDTNDGEDYGLSAVHTMGDTQIVGPGSTQFTMTFTDIVEDTPVDGPVSISVQVKWEGLTLVVPIASGVIAP from the coding sequence ATGATAACTCACAGAACCTTGTCTGTCGCTATGACAGCAGTTCTTTTATTCTCATTCATTTTTTTCGCATGTAAAGAAGACGAGGGACCCACTGGAGTTGTTGCTCCGGACCCGACAACGGTCGAAGGGACTATTTATGATAAACTCGCTCTTCCCATTGCCGGCGCAGAAATAAGTATGCGCGCGTCGTTCGCTCCGGCGGAAACAACCTTAAGCGATTCACGCGGAAATTACAAGTTTATTGTCCAGTGGCCCGATACTGGAACGCGTGGTTGGATGGTGCTCACTACGACGAAGAATGGATACTACTCAAAGACGGATTCCTTTAACGTGGAAGCCGCGAAAACATATTCAAAGTCGTACTCATTAACAAGCAAAGCGGATACAGTTCCACCCGGACCGAATTCCAGCGGTGTTGCGCGACTCGTTTTTATTTCTGCAAGCCATACATTTGCCAATGTAAAAGGTGTCGGAAAACGTGAATCCATTGTTTTAACGTTTGAAGCACGCGACTCTGCAGATGTCCCGCTCGATTCAGCACATCAGGCAAACATTGCATTCCGTATCATGCCAGCAATTAATGGTGGCGAGAAGTTAGCGCCTGAATCAACAAAAACCTCGGTGGCTGTAGGAACGAATGGTCGTGTTACGACAACGTTAACTTCCGGTACAAAAGCGGGTATTGTTCAGATAGAAGCATCCGTTGTTGGAAACCCGACAATTCTTGCTACAACACCTGCATTACCGATATACAGTGGCGCGCCGGATGCCGCTCACTTTACCATTGCACTTCAAAAATTAAACTTCCCGGCACTCGGTTTTCTTGGTGTCCAAAATAAAGTCACGGTTCAGGTTGGTGATAAGTGGGGCAATCCTGTGCCGGATAGCATCGCTATTTATTTTACAACCAGTGCTGGAATCATTCAGCCTGCGGCTTTAACGGATGAAGTTGGAATTGCGCAGGTTACGTTAAGTTCAGGAAATTCTCAACCGGAAAATGGTTTCGCGTGGGTATATGCAAGTACCGTTGGCGATTCAGGGAAGTTAGTGAAAGACAGCATTCGTGTGTTATTCTCCGGTCAACCAAAAATCGAACCGCAAGATTTCGATTTCACTATCACAGATGGTGGTTCATTACAAATTCCGTTCAGGGTGTTCGATATACACAGGAATCCACTTTCAAGCGGAACGCGTATTACTGTGACGTTCAGCGGTGATGCTACTTCCGAACTTGCCTTCACAGGTGATATTGATGTAACGATGCCGGATACTCAGGATAGTACATTCACTTTCTTCAGAATTAATGCACGCGATACAGTTGTTCAATCGCCGGGTTCTGATAAAGGATTGATAATGACTATCAACATCAGCGGTCCGAACGGAAATATGCTTCGTTCATATGTCGGAATGTTGCGCGGAACAGGCGGAACCGTTTCTCTTTCAGGAAGACCTGCGAGTATTATTCTTACGGGGTTAACGACGAACACAGTCTCGGTTCATGGGACAGGGGCAAACGAAACAGCAGTGATGACATTTTTAGTTCGCGACAGAAGCGGACGTTCGATTGCTCAGGATTCAGCGACAGTTGATTTTATATTTGTTGGACCGAATGGTGGTGCATCAATCTTCCCGGCATCTGTCAATACTGATGCTCAAGGTCGTGTGCAAACGGCGCTCACAAGCGGAACGACAGCGGGTGTTGTTCAAGTGATAGCATCTATTGATACGGGAGGTGTCACGCGTCTTGAATCGGCTCCGGTTTCTATAACCATCGCCGGCGGTTTGCCGGACCAGAACCATTTTTCCATTGCAGTTGAAAAACTGAATATTCCAGGTCTTGTTCGCTACGGCGTGACAGATGGAGTTACAGTGTATGTAGGTGATGAATATGGCAATCCCGTTCAACCCAATACGGCAGTGTATTTCACTACAACAGGTGGTTATGTTGAGGCATCAGCCTATACAAATACAAGCGGTATCGCTTCCACAACATTACGCTCCGCAGAACCGGAACCTCCGAACGGTTATGCTACAGTGACAGCTACCTCAATTGATAAGAATAATAATGAAGTTGAAAATTCAGCTCTTGTATTATTCTCCGGTTTCCCGATAATCACAGCAAGCGATTACAATATTCAATTGGCGGATGATTCATCGTTCACCTTATGGTTTGGCGTACACGATAGAAATCATAATCACATGTCATCGGGAACACAAGTTCAGGTTTCGGTTGGCGGAAGAAATTCATCAGAGATTCAACTGTACGGAGATATTTCCACGACACTTCCCGATGCCTTATACGGCGGCTATCGGTTAGACACGTTCTTTGTAAACATCGTTGATAAAGTCGGCAACAGTTTGCGTAACGGACAATTCGATATTACTATCAGTGTTACCGGTCCGAACGGCAACACTGCGATGACAATTCCCGGGACATTATTAGCAACTCGAAATCCGAAAATAAAATCATTAGCATTGCTCTCAAGTGTTCCGCGTGAATTATCTATTGCCGGTGTTGGAGGAGTGGATACTCTTCAATTGGAATATCAAATCCTCGACAGTTTGAATCAGGTAATCAACAGAGCAGGTGAACGTGTAGATTTTGAATTCACTGGACGATTCGGCTCGTTCCAACCGCAATATGATATGACCGGCAGCGATGGAAAAGTTCAAACAATTTTCCATACAGGTGAAGTAGTTGAATCGGTGAAAGTGCGTGCGCAGGTGCCAAATAGTGATGTTGTTTCCGTAGAGAAAACTATTTTTGTCCGCCCGGGTTCACCGTATCCGGGAAATGCTCGGTTGATTGTCAGTATGCCTGACGATACAATTCCTAAAGTAAACTTTGCGGCAAAGTACTCGCGGAACGAACAGGTTGGAAAAGTAAAAATTCAGGTGAAAGACAGAAATGATAATCCTGTTCCGGGGGAGAAAATTGAATTCGAGACGAACGCCGGGGAAATACGTGCGACTGTTTTCACTGACGCCAACGGATTCGGTTCTGCTATCTGGTACGGAGGTCCGAACGTTCCTGCGGATGGTAATGCCGTCATCAAAGTAGTTTGGAAAAAGGGAACCGCTTCAGTTATTCTTGATAGTGCTGTTGTAACATATTCCGGGACAGCGCAAATTACAGGAGGTCCGGATCAAACAGACACGCTTATTGCAGGAGCGGGCAGAACTTATACATATTTTGTTCGTGATGCGAACGGCAATCCGCTTGCCGAAGGAACTCAAATCTCTGTATCAAAATATGATGAAGCCGCAGCATCAATTATATTAACCGGCGACACAAGTATTACAATGGTTGATACACGTGATACAAATCTTACGAAATTTACATTCGATATTCTTGATACAAATACAACAGTTCTCACACCGAGAAAACTTGGAATTAAAATAAAGGTTTCAGGTCCAAACGGGAATGCACTCGATACTGCAAGAAGCACGGTAAAGGGTTACGTCCCGACTTCAGACAGAGTGAAATTTGTTGTGTTGATGAAGAGTCAACCAAGAATTTATGTTTCAGGAGTGAACAAAACAGATACCGATACGCTTGTCTATGAATTACAAGATAGTAGTGGAGCGAGAATGCCAACACCCGGTCTTACGGTTTCGTTTGATTTTCAGGGTCAGCAGGGAGAATTTACACCACGCTATGCGGAATCCGATATCAACGGAAGAGTTCAGACTATCTTCAGAAGCGGTGAGAAAGCGGAAACCGTCAAGGTTTTCGCCCAGTTAGGACGTATTACTTCTGCCAAACAAGATATTGTTGTTTTGCCCGGTCCGCCAGCACAGTCGTTCTTTAATTTAGATGTTGTTCGTCCTGGCAGTGATGAATCAAAAGTAAATTTCCCCGGGATGTTTTCTTCGACAAGAAAAATCGGAGAGGCGCGAATGACGGTTGGTGATAAACACGGAAATCCCGTCCTCAATAATACACGTATCACGCTGGCGTCAACAGCAGGTCTTCTCCCGTCAACCGGACTTACGTTGAATGGAAAAGTTTCCGTGGATTGGCTCGGTGGCCCGGAATTCCCGTCGAATGGTCTTGCACACATTGTTGCTACAACAACCGATTATAACAATCAACTCATCGGAGATAGTCTTGATGTCGTTTATTCCGGTCAGGCAATAGTGAATAGTAGTTTGACGAATGGATATGTGTTCCGACAGGGAATTGATTCATCGTTTACCTTTACCGTTTCTGATAGTATTGGAAATCCTTTAGCCGAGGGTTCAACGATTAGCGTCTCCATGACGGGTGCTGGTTCAAGTTCAATTATACTTACCGGTGATGTGAATAAAACAATGGCAGATGTTTCCAATCCAAGTTATACACAATTCACTGTAAACCTGCAGGATACGAATACGACGATCGTTGGTAATAGAACATTGCGATTTGAAATTTCTGTTGACGGACCAAATGGTACGGTCATCAAAAGAATCACAACGACACTGGAAGGAATAATTCCACCACCGGTTCCTCGTGTCGCAGGAATACGGTTGGAGGCGATGTCGTCTTCTGTGTTAACGGTAAAAGATGGCGGCGGAACGGAAACAAGTTTGTTTACTTATCAGATACTCGATAGTCTCGGCAGCCCAATCCGTCAGGAAGGAATTCGAATTGCCTTGTCGGGTACAGGAGTACCGTTCGTTTTTACTCCTGAAACAACGACCACAAACACAAACGGTCAAGCGCAAGCATTATTCCATAGCGATACGGTTGCAGGTATTGTACAAGTAATTGCAAAAGAGGTCGCAGGATTTGCTCAATCCTCTCCTTCAAAAATTGTTGTTGTTGGCGGTAAGCCTTCACAACAATATTTCACGTTCTTGCTAACACGACCTGAAGCGACGGGACAAAAAGTAAATTATCCCGGTGCAATGCCGCTCATTCAGAAAATCGGTGAAGCGCATATACAGGCAGGCGACCGATATGGAAATCCGGTGCCCGAAGGAACACCGATTTACTTTACAACGAATGCCGGTGTTGTACAGGGATTTGCAATGACCGATGTAAACGGGTTCGCGAAAATTAATTGGTTCGGCGGAAATCCAATACCGGTTGGCGGAGTTGCTTTGGTGAAAGCATCTGCAAGTGGAGAAGGAACTACCATTGTTGCTGATAGCGCCGTTGTTACATATTCAGGTCAGGTAATGATTGGTGGTGGACCGCAGCAAGGTTTTGAAATTCTTGGTGCCGGTTCGATGACATTTAGCTTTACAGTTCGTGATGCGAATGGTAATCCTCCGGCAGAAGGCTCGCGGGTAATTGTTTCTGCTTCGGGAACAGGTGCAAGCGCAGTCGTTCTTTCAGGTGATGTTGATGTAACCATGCCCGATACACGAGACAGTAGTTTATCCCGCTTTACAATCACCGTGCGTGATACTTCAACATTCTCAACGAAAGAACGGACCTTAAATCTTTCTATTGCAGTCTCCGGTCCGAACGGAACGGCGACACAATCTACAAGCGGTACCTTGTTGGCAACGGGTGGAGGCAGAACACGATTACCGGGTTCGGTAGCATTAATTTCTACAAGTGTAAATGAAATTCAGGTCATCGGTACGGGCGGAGTTGAAACTTCAACCATGATATTTGAACTACGAGATTCACTTGGAATCCCGGTTGATTCTTCATACATGGTTAAGTTTTCAATTGCTCCATCATCTGGTGGAACATTTATCTCCCCTGATTCCGGTTACTCGGATCCGCAAACAGGACGTATTACCAGCGTGGTTCATTCGGGTACAAGTTCCGGTCCGATACAGGTCATCGCAACGGTTGAGACTCCGAATGGTATTATTACGTCATCTCCGGTTCGCTTGCTCATTCATTCCGGTCAACCCGATCAAAATCATATTAGTATCGGAGCCAATCCAATTAACGTAGCAGGGTTAGATTGGAATCAACGGACAAGTACAATTACAGTTCAACTCGGAGACCGTTATGGGAATCCGGTTCCCGTAGGAACTTCAGTTCACTTTAGCACTGATATTGGTGTCGTTACCACAAGTTCGGCAGGAACAGATGAAAATGGTATTGTGTCTGCAACATTGTTTTCAACTAACCCGCGACCTGCAGGCGGATATGGTTATGTGAAAGCTACAACAATCGGCGCCGGCGGAACGGTAATTTCCGATAGCATTCGAATGTTATTCTCGGGTCAGGCAATGATTGATAGCGTAACGTTGACCCCATCAAACATTACAAACTTTACGGCATTCTTCAGAGTGTACGATAGAAATCAAAATCCTTTGGCAAAAGATAATACGATTACGATAACCACCGACGGTGATGTATCCCTTGTTGTTTCGCGTATATTTCCAGCATCGAAACTTCCGGATACTCAAGACCCCGCTTGGACAGAGTATGCCGCAAATTTCAGTCTCGATGTCAATGATAATCCAATTATCACAGGACCTTTCTCAGCAACAATAACAGTTGAAGGACAAAACGGAACTGCGGTATATACGTTCCAAGGAAGAGTGGATATTTCAGCGCCACCTGAGTCGGAAGTAAAAGGATTAGAGTTGGCATTCAGAAGCGATTCAGTGATAACTGTTTATGATGCAGGTGGTTTGGATTATGCACAAGTTGCGTATCAGGTTATTGATAGTTTAGGAAGAAATATTCAACGTGCCGGCATACCGGTTGCATTTTCAAGCGAAGGTGTTCCGGGCTATTTCCTCCCTGAGACAACATTAACGAATGACAATGGTATTGCAGTAAGTACGTTCCATAGTTCTACTGTTGCAGGTAATGTAAGCGTACGGGGATCTGTTATCGGTACTGCAATTCAATCAATCCCGATGAGTCTTGGTATTACTGGTGGAAAAGCTTCACAGCAATTTTTCACAGTTCGACTTACAGAATGGGCTGACGATCCAAAAGCTCGTGGGTTTAATCCACCTCCGCAATACAATTTCCCCGGTCTTCAATCATCGGGCTACATTGGTAATGCAAGAGTGGTGGTTGGTGATAAATACGGGAACCCTGTTCCGACAGGTACGGTCGTCTATTTCACAACCAATGCCGGTGTTGTAACCGGTGCTGATGTAACTGATGAAGTTGGACTTGCTGTCGCTGATTGGATTGGCGGCAACCCAGCGCCACCGGGTGGAATAGCAATAGTTAAGGCGTCAGTATTAGGAGAAACCGGTTTGGTGAGCGATAGTTCATGGGCCGTATATTCCGGTCCCGCGAGAATTTCCGGACTCTTACCGGAAAATTTTCAATTGAGAAATGGCATTGATACGGTTTTGCGATACACTGTTGAAGACATCAATGGAAATCCTGTAGTAAGCGGAGGGGAAATTGCTGTAAACAAGAGTGGCGGTGCATCAAGTTCTGTCATCCTTGATGGAAATGTTCTATTTACTTTACCTGATACGCGGGATACTGCATTCGGCACGATGTATCAGGTAAGACTACGTGATACGAATACCACCGTCTCTCAAGCTCGCTCATTAACTCTATCCATTAGCCATACAAATAGCCCGGTAGGTGATGCATATTATGATGTTTCAGGAACATTGCTCGGCACTTCATCACCGATTCCGCCTTCGGTTGCAGGGATACGGTTTGTAGCAAGTACAGCGACAACGTTAAGCGTGAAAAACTCAGGTGGTAATGAAACTACTGTTCTCACCTTTGAAGCGATAGATAGCATTGGCAATACAATAGCTCGTGCAGGTATACCAATTTCATTTATACGAACAGGAGTATTCGGAACATTCAGCGCTGAAACTGTTCATACGGATAACCTTGGCAGAGTACAAGCGCAATTTAGAAGTGATACGGTAGCAGGCGCTGTGCAGATTAAAGCAATCAGTTCTGACGGTACTATCCATTCTAATCCTGTGAGTATTGTTATTGTTGGTGGCAAGCCGAATCAAAACAATTTCACCTTTATTATAACACGCCCGGCGCAACAATTAAGAAAAACAAATTATCCGGGTGCAATGCCACTGGTTCAGAAAATCGGTGAAGTAATTGTACAAGTTGGTGATAGATATGGAAACCCCGTTCCATCCGGTACACCCCTCTATTTTGGTACGAATGCCGGACTTATTCAAGGAACAGCATTCACGGAAGCCAACGGTTATGCAAAGGTAGATTGGTTCGGTGGTAATCCGATTCCGGTTGGCGGTGTTGCCAACGTTTCGGTCACTACGTTAGGTGATAATGGAGAATTTACTATCACGGATACACTCACGTATTCGGGACAAGCGTTCATCTCCGGCGGTCCTACAAACGGATTTGAATTTTCCAGTGGATTTGTTCAGTCATTCACGTACACAGTGAACGATGCAAACAGTAATCCTCTCGCACAAGGTGCAACGATTCAGGTAAGTGCATCGGGACCAGCCGCCAGTACGATAGTCATGAGTGGTGATATTAATGTAACAATGCCCGATACGCGTGACCTTTCGGAAACGCAATTTACTTTCACGGTCAGAGATACGAGTTCTTCATCGCGGACTCCACGTACATTGCAATTAACAATCGCAGTTGATGGACCAAACGGAATCGCCACACTGACAAGTTCAGGTTCAGTTTTACCGACGGGCGCAGGAGATACAACACGTTCCAGGTTGCCCGCTTCAATTGCATTTTTGTCCATTACTAACACAGAAATACAAGTAACGGGAACAGGCGGAACGGAAACGACTACATTGCTCTTTGAAGTTCGGGATTCGCTTGGTATTCCGGTTGACTCGATGTATCCGGTGCGGTTTACATTCACAAATTCTCCTGGTGGTGGAGAATTTATCACACCCGATATCGGATATACAGATTCATCTACGGGACGAGTGAGTGCTATTATTCACTCAGGAACCCGTGCCGGTGTGTTACAATTACTTGCAAGTGTATATTCTCCGTCAGATACAATTCGTTCTTCAATAGCTCGTATCTTGATTCATG